A window from Triticum aestivum cultivar Chinese Spring chromosome 6D, IWGSC CS RefSeq v2.1, whole genome shotgun sequence encodes these proteins:
- the LOC123143091 gene encoding uncharacterized protein, giving the protein MMRRALRENGAAAVSKAAISSTLVAVVSATLSLETKLMALALALGGLYLLQRVLVGKRRRSGHWLVQYGAMAAYYLPVPLVFYATKAVSSTSHSHHIHEDTPSLVVGVFYMFRLSLPSFQEVVAPLVTNMRAYSLHDRPQDGYNYLMWLLFLGWVDWGIILDWARCCRRRVLYRLVQMGLDFFLTLFTLFAHTSESTLDCQTKAVADYMKRESSKSSSTSTTSPFFDEDDDANSNSSLKLLDCCRYPFVQRGNGEWATVKDLVQRDDLPNEDKDIWLSYSLCRLLARRYYGFHCAEEGDDKVRCLALADLTRADGYKRVFTIGEVQLAFLHDYFFTASLPIIESGLKYIDVAQQFLGEFYVIISIFSSGIPLVIATFMSLCSLFENPMSLLVKNLVAIYWRPIHTAFRKLNDLPNHPRLIIIRFRPNPNVQDVFDPFQAQTGGAYWRNKIGQYSILQDYDRRRSPKKALVAWFHRIVLSQPSYRFIKHLPVEEDQVDMLELDNMRELVANTLRDIDGPPTNGTRSLKINMGKINRATRNRDSPGYDWLWTCKQETHTDAILIWHIATCYCDMTPISDDPLVKWHHEVAKALSRYCAYLVAFLPEFLPEHSLTTKQVFQRVLQEAQQELGEKPMKEEEKRTKIRGLQLPDQHEQRTTFHKGIDLGRQLEMLSDDNLRWKVMAEFWAEMILYIAPSDNAEAHIAHLAKGGEFITHLWAMLSNAGILKRATGEWHLPHASTTKRGTPKKIETTKARTQECPF; this is encoded by the exons atgatgcggcgagccTTGAGAGAGAATGGGGCCGCTGCTGTCTCCAAGGCCGCCATCTCCTCCACACTAGTCGCTGTGGTATCGGCGACGTTGAGCCTGGAAACCAAACTCATGGCCCTGGCACTGGCATTGGGCGGCCTCTACCTGCTCCAGCGTGTCCTGGTGGGAAAGCGCCGTCGCTCGGGGCACTGGCTCGTCCAGTATGGTGCGATGGCGGCCTACTATCTTCCCGTTCCTCTCGTGTTTTACGCTACCAAAGCTGTGTCCTCCACCTCCCACTCCCACCACATCCATGAAGATACCCCTTCGCTCGTGGTCGGCGTCTTCTACATGTTTCGCTTGAGCCTTCCATCATTTCAAGAGGTCGTTGCACCGCTTGTCACCAACATGAGAGCCTATTCTCTCCACGACCGCCCACAAGATGGTTACAATTATCTCATGTGGCTACTCTTCCTTGGTTGGGTAGATTGGGGAATTATTCTAGATTGGGCTCGGTGCTGTCGGCGGCGAGTACTGTACCGACTTGTGCAGATGGGTCTAGATTTTTTCTTGACCTTGTTCACTCTATTTGCTCATACATCAGAATCCACCTTGGATTGCCAGACCAAAGCAGTCGCTGACTACATGAAGCGGGAGTCCAGCAAATCGTCGTCAACCTCAACGACCTCACCattttttgatgaagatgatgatgctaaCAGTAACAGCAGTCTGAAGCTGCTAGATTGTTGCAGATATCCCTTTGTGCAGAGGGGAAATGGGGAATGGGCCACTGTCAAAGATTTGGTGCAGCGAGATGACCTGCCGAATGAGGACAAGGACATTTGGCTCTCCTACAGCTTGTGCCGGCTTTTGGCAAGGCGCTACTATGGGTTCCACTGCGCAGAagaaggagatgacaaggtgcGCTGTCTTGCGCTGGCGGACCTGACAAGAGCAGATGGCTACAAGAGGGTATTCACCATTGGTGAGGTGCAGTTGGCTTTCCTTCACGATTACTTCTTCACCGCCTCCCTCCCAATCATAGAATCAGGATTGAAGTACATTGACGTTGCACAACAGTTTTTGGGTGAATTCTATGTGATCATTTCAATCTTCTCTAGTGGCATTCCACTCGTGATTGCAACGTTTATGTCATTGTGTTCACTATTTGAGAACCCAATGTCGTTGCTGGTTAAAAATCTTGTGGCCATCTATTGGCGTCCAATACACACTGCTTTTCGAAAACTCAATGATCTCCCCAACCACCCCCGCCTCATCATCATCCGCTTTAGGCCTAATCCTAATGTGCAGGATGTTTTTGACCCGTTTCAAGCTCAAACTGGTGGTGCTTACTGGAGGAACAAAATAGGCCAATACTCAATTCTCCAAGACTACGACCGTCGTCGCTCTCCCAAGAAGGCTCTTGTAGCCTGGTTCCACAGAATTGTGCTATCCCAACCGTCATATAGGTTCATCAAGCATCTCCCAGTAGAAGAAGACCAGGTCGACATGCTAGAGCTGGACAACATGAGAGAGTTGGTTGCCAATACTCTCCGGGATATAGATGGCCCACCAACAAACGGCACCAGGTCTCTCAAGATAAACATGGGCAAGATAAACAGGGCTACGAGAAACAGGGACAGTCCTGGTTATGACTGGTTATGGACCTGCAAGCAAGAAACTCATACGGACGCCATCCTCATATGGCACATAGCAACCTGCTACTGTGACATGACACCAATAAGTGATGACCCATTGGTAAAATGGCATCATGAAGTAGCCAAAGCATTGTCAAGATATTGTGCCTACCTGGTGGCCTTTCTTCCGGAGTTCCTCCCGGAGCATAGCCTGACCACAAAACAAGTGTTTCAAAGAGTCTTGCAGGAAGCACAGCAAGAACTAGGAGAAAAACCAATGAAGGAGGAAGAAAAGCGCACCAAGATCCGAGGGTTACAGCTACCTGACCAACATGAACAGCGGACGACCTTTCACAAGGGTATCGACCTAGGACGGCAACTGGAGATGCTCAGCGATGACAACCTACGCTGGAAGGTCATGGCAGAGTTCTGGGCAGAGATGATCCTGTACATCGCGCCGTCCGACAACGCGGAGGCACACATCGCGCACCTGGCCAAAGGTGGGGAGTTCATCACGCACCTCTGGGCCATGCTCTCCAATGCCGGCATCCTGAAGCGGGCAACAGGGGAATGGCATCTGCCGCATGCTTCCACTACCAAAAG AGGAACACCAAAGAAGATAGAGACCACCAAAGCAAGAACTCAGGAATGTCCCTTTTAA
- the LOC123143092 gene encoding pentatricopeptide repeat-containing protein At1g28690, mitochondrial-like, which translates to MQETNSHWRHSCSVTSRVPRYLRTAAALAAAVQSIINAPPPRRESQSLHAQLLKSGLRPTADLSVKILILHLRCGSHRNARAVFDGMPRPTGAAHNYLVAGYFRLGLPWEALGIVRRLAASTGRLDVFALSMALKLSAALALPRAAREVHARVVRSLAEFDDILFAALVDAYVKNASLGYARRVYGMVPKPSVVCSTALIVGCMNQGLYRDAEAIFDGMEEKDVVVYNAMVEGYSKTEETAESSLEVFKAMQRARFRPTVSTCVSVLGACSLLSSPELGEQVHCQVIKSKVISDIKAGSALLDMYSKCGRVEEGRRVFDGMAERNVITWTSMIDGYGKNGLSDEALLLLEEMRGQQRGVRPNHATFLSALSACARAGLLSRGQEVFQSMERDCSLKPRMEHYACMVDLLGRFGSVRQAYDFVRGIPTRPNSDVWAALLGAATLHGDVDIANVASREVFELSRAGRPGAYMAFSNTLAAAGKWDSVHQVREMMKQRGVLKDAACSWVGSDNCPPVN; encoded by the coding sequence ATGCAAGAAACAAACTCCCACTGGCGCCATTCTTGCTCCGTAACCTCACGCGTGCCCCGCTACCTGCGCACCGCCGCGGCCCTGGCCGCCGCGGTCCAGAGCATCATCAACGCGCCCCCGCCGCGTCGCGAGTCGCAGAGCCTCCACGCGCAGCTCCTCAAGTCCGGGCTCCGCCCCACCGCCGACCTCTCCGTCAAGATCCTCATCCTGCACCTGCGGTGCGGCTCCCACCGCAACGCCCGCGCGGTGTTCGACGGAATGCCCCGCCCGACCGGCGCCGCGCACAACTACCTCGTCGCCGGGTACTTCCGCCTGGGGCTCCCCTGGGAGGCGCTGGGGATCGTGCGGCGGCTCGCGGCCTCCACGGGGCGCCTCGACGTGTTCGCGCTGTCCATGGCGCTCAAGCTGTCGGCCGCGCTGGCGCTGCCCCGCGCGGCGAGGGAGGTCCACGCGCGCGTCGTGAGGTCGCTCGCGGAGTTTGATGACATCCTCTTCGCGGCGTTGGTGGACGCCTACGTGAAGAACGCGTCGCTGGGCTATGCTCGGCGGGTGTACGGCATGGTGCCGAAGCCGAGCGTGGTGTGCTCGACGGCGCTGATCGTCGGCTGCATGAACCAAGGGCTGTACAGGGATGCCGAGGCCATATTCGACGGGATGGAGGAGAAGGACGTCGTGGTGTACAACGCGATGGTGGAGGGGTACAGCAAGACGGAGGAGACCGCGGAGAGCTCGCTGGAGGTGTTCAAGGCGATGCAGCGAGCGAGGTTCCGGCCGACGGTGTCGACATGCGTGAGCGTGCTTGGCGCGTGCTCCCTCTTGtcgtcgccggagctcggggagcAGGTGCACTGCCAGGTCATCAAGAGCAAGGTCATCTCTGACATCAAGGCAGGGAGTGCGCTGCTCGACATGTACTCCAAGTGCGGACGAGTTGAGGAGGGGCGGAGGGTGTTCGACGGGATGGCAGAGAGGAACGTCATCACATGGACTTCGATGATCGACGGGTACGGGAAGAACGGCCTTTCAGACGAGGCTCTCTTGCTGTTGGAGGAGATGCGGGGGCAGCAGCGGGGCGTCAGGCCAAATCATGCCACATTCCTGAGCGCCCTGTCGGCGTGCGCGCGCGCCGGACTGCTGTCCCGAGGCCAGGAGGTGTTCCAGAGCATGGAGCGCGACTGCTCGCTCAAACCACGGATGGAACACTACGCTTGCATGGTGGACCTGTTGGGCAGGTTCGGCAGCGTGCGTCAGGCATACGATTTTGTCAGGGGGATACCGACAAGGCCAAACTCTGACGTGTGGGCGGCCCTCCTTGGGGCGGCTACCCTGCACGGCGACGTGGACATTGCCAATGTTGCATCAAGGGAGGTATTTGAGTTGAGCCGCGCCGGGAGACCGGGCGCCTACATGGCCTTCTCCAACACCCTTGCGGCCGCCGGAAAATGGGACTCTGTGCACCAAGTTAGAGAGATGATGAAACAGCGTGGTGTGCTCAAAGACGCAGCATGCAGCTGGGTTGGGTCTGACAACTGTCCACCTGTCAACTGA